A single region of the Solwaraspora sp. WMMD406 genome encodes:
- the folE gene encoding GTP cyclohydrolase I, whose product MPSGSVDVKAAERAAEQFLTELGVTLDTDSRSRSAARMVAAYRELLASPQFAPTTFANDAGHRDLVLARAVPFVSLCEHHFLPFTGVAHVGYLPDGRILGLSKIARLVEMFARRPQVQESLTQQIVGWLFDELSACGAGAVVVAEHTCMTRRGIRAHGATTVSVGWRGTLADDPSTRAEFLTLAGVSLLAGGPL is encoded by the coding sequence ATGCCCTCCGGCTCTGTCGACGTGAAGGCTGCGGAACGTGCAGCCGAGCAGTTCCTGACGGAGCTGGGTGTCACCTTGGACACGGACTCCAGGTCGCGCAGCGCGGCGCGGATGGTGGCCGCCTACCGGGAGCTGCTGGCCAGCCCGCAGTTCGCACCGACGACCTTCGCGAACGACGCAGGGCACCGGGATCTGGTCCTGGCACGCGCGGTGCCGTTCGTGTCGTTGTGCGAGCACCACTTCTTGCCGTTCACGGGGGTCGCGCACGTTGGCTACCTCCCCGACGGCCGCATTCTCGGCCTGTCGAAGATCGCTCGACTGGTGGAGATGTTCGCCCGACGTCCGCAGGTCCAGGAAAGCCTCACCCAACAGATCGTGGGCTGGCTGTTCGACGAGCTGAGCGCATGCGGCGCCGGGGCTGTCGTCGTCGCGGAGCACACCTGCATGACCCGCAGAGGCATCAGAGCACACGGTGCGACAACCGTCAGCGTGGGATGGCGCGGCACCCTCGCTGACGATCCGTCCACGAGGGCAGAGTTCCTGACCCTTGCCGGAGTCTCGCTGCTTGCGGGCGGCCCGCTGTGA
- a CDS encoding helix-turn-helix transcriptional regulator produces MVGSALLRRYVGRRLEALRRRAGLTQEQAADALQKGRATIARMEDGHEAVRFRDIDVKAMLELYGAEPEDGRILLALTAETRNGRRKSWWHDRTETELPAFFALYVSLEDSAETIRKYEVELIPGLLQTRRYAEEVHGVPTDYIDDDEKRRRVEVRMERQSLLTRPRAPHLSVVLNEAVLHRLVGGREVMIEQFEHLLDLTRRGNISIRVLPFTAGVHGGMAASTPFALLTFPADPQSGEPLEPPLAYVDTLTGALYLNKPGESGTYQLVWEDIDRRSLNEDESRSMITSALEALREA; encoded by the coding sequence ATGGTGGGTTCTGCACTGTTGCGTCGGTACGTCGGCCGGCGACTCGAAGCGCTGCGACGGCGTGCCGGCCTGACCCAGGAGCAGGCGGCAGACGCACTCCAGAAGGGCCGCGCGACGATCGCTCGGATGGAGGACGGGCACGAGGCCGTACGCTTCCGGGACATCGACGTCAAGGCCATGCTGGAGCTCTACGGCGCGGAGCCTGAGGACGGGAGGATCCTCCTCGCGCTCACCGCCGAGACCCGCAACGGGCGGCGGAAGTCCTGGTGGCACGACCGCACCGAGACCGAGCTGCCGGCCTTCTTCGCGCTCTACGTCTCGCTGGAGGACTCCGCCGAGACGATCCGGAAGTACGAGGTCGAGCTGATCCCGGGTCTGCTCCAGACCCGGCGGTACGCCGAGGAAGTCCACGGAGTGCCGACCGACTACATCGATGACGACGAGAAACGGCGACGAGTCGAGGTTCGGATGGAGCGGCAATCGCTACTGACCCGCCCTCGCGCACCACACCTCAGCGTCGTCCTCAACGAGGCCGTACTGCACCGGCTCGTGGGCGGGCGCGAGGTGATGATCGAGCAGTTCGAGCACCTGCTCGACCTGACTCGGCGCGGCAACATCAGCATCCGGGTGCTGCCGTTCACCGCCGGAGTCCACGGCGGCATGGCAGCGTCCACCCCGTTCGCGCTGCTGACCTTCCCGGCGGACCCGCAGAGCGGTGAGCCGCTCGAACCGCCACTCGCCTACGTCGACACATTGACTGGGGCGCTCTACCTGAACAAGCCCGGTGAGTCCGGCACCTACCAGCTCGTCTGGGAAGACATCGACCGCCGCTCACTCAACGAGGACGAGTCGAGAAGCATGATCACTTCTGCATTGGAGGCACTCCGTGAAGCCTGA
- a CDS encoding DUF397 domain-containing protein translates to MKPDQTGAQWRKSSRSGNGNDCVEVATNLLPTTGRVLVRDSKDPAGPVLNINPEDWQSFVREASRERFTA, encoded by the coding sequence GTGAAGCCTGACCAGACCGGTGCCCAGTGGCGTAAGTCCAGCCGCAGCGGCAACGGCAACGACTGCGTGGAGGTGGCCACCAACCTCCTCCCGACGACCGGGCGAGTCCTCGTCCGCGACAGTAAGGACCCTGCGGGCCCCGTCCTGAACATCAACCCCGAGGACTGGCAGTCCTTCGTACGCGAAGCGAGCCGCGAACGCTTCACCGCCTAA